Proteins encoded by one window of Collimonas fungivorans:
- the cyaY gene encoding iron donor protein CyaY yields MTESEFLAAAEAALGKIETALEQAADHTDLDVECSRSGNVLEIEFVDNGSKIIVNSQAPMQELWIAAKSGGFHYRQQGGSWVNTRDGTEFFAALSGMISAQGGVPVVL; encoded by the coding sequence ATGACAGAATCAGAATTCCTGGCTGCGGCGGAGGCCGCCCTGGGCAAGATCGAGACCGCGCTGGAGCAGGCTGCCGACCATACCGACCTGGATGTGGAATGCAGCCGCAGCGGCAATGTGCTGGAAATCGAATTTGTCGACAACGGCAGCAAGATCATCGTCAACAGCCAGGCGCCGATGCAGGAATTATGGATTGCCGCCAAATCCGGCGGTTTCCACTACCGGCAGCAGGGCGGCAGCTGGGTCAATACCCGCGACGGTACAGAGTTTTTTGCCGCACTGTCGGGCATGATCAGCGCCCAGGGCGGTGTGCCGGTAGTGCTGTAA
- a CDS encoding HAD family hydrolase, with translation MAKQETAAVDLVIFDCDGTLVDSETVATDVMVDYLAELGMPLSAELALERFKGGRMADCVAELEQMFGRSLPSDFTKVLRDRIAPVLHQRLQPIEGALELVQSLKVPFCMASNGPLHQIKVSLSVTGLWPYFEGRIFSAYDVGSWKPAPDLFLHAARTMGVEPSRCAVVEDSLPGVQAGVAAGMQVFALQPEQVEAKLPKQAKVISRLAELHEHINIAG, from the coding sequence ATGGCAAAGCAGGAAACCGCAGCTGTAGATTTAGTGATTTTCGATTGCGACGGCACGCTGGTTGACAGTGAAACGGTGGCAACCGACGTGATGGTGGACTACCTGGCCGAGCTGGGCATGCCGCTGTCGGCCGAGCTGGCGCTGGAGCGCTTCAAGGGCGGCCGGATGGCCGATTGCGTGGCCGAGCTGGAGCAGATGTTCGGCCGCTCGCTGCCGTCCGATTTTACCAAGGTCCTGCGTGACCGCATCGCACCGGTGCTGCACCAGCGCCTGCAGCCGATCGAAGGCGCGCTGGAACTGGTGCAATCGCTGAAAGTGCCGTTTTGCATGGCCTCCAACGGCCCTTTGCACCAGATCAAGGTGTCGCTCAGCGTCACCGGGCTGTGGCCCTATTTCGAAGGGCGCATTTTCAGCGCCTATGACGTAGGTTCCTGGAAGCCGGCGCCAGACCTGTTCCTGCACGCCGCCAGGACCATGGGCGTCGAACCTTCGCGTTGCGCAGTGGTGGAAGACAGCTTGCCCGGCGTGCAGGCGGGCGTGGCGGCCGGCATGCAGGTATTCGCCTTGCAGCCGGAGCAGGTCGAAGCGAAGCTGCCGAAACAGGCTAAAGTGATTTCCCGGCTGGCGGAATTGCACGAGCATATCAATATCGCTGGATAA
- the lysA gene encoding diaminopimelate decarboxylase: MSYFSYKNGVLHAENVALNAISQQFGSPTYVYSKAALTANFSAYANACKQHSQEPDGALICYSVKSNSNLAVLQVLNQLGSGFDIVSGGELLRVIAAGGDPSKVIFSGVGKSREEMRLALSHDILCFNVESVPELHRLNEVAGAMGKRAAISLRVNPDVDAKTHPYISTGLKENKFGVAYDEALSCYRTAAALPHIDVAGIDCHIGSQLLDDAPMLEALDKLIELVDRLASEGIHLHHLDIGGGIGITYDDEQPVVIGDYLGRLFARINAWREEKYQGAPIKVMFEPGRSIVGNAGILLTEVQYLKHSEAKNFAVVDAAMNDLMRPALYEAWHGVQTVGQRSTATQVYDVVGPVCESGDWLARSRSLAIEAGDLLALMSAGAYGMTMSSNYNTRGRAAEVMVDGTQVHLIRQRENPADLFSLESLISP, from the coding sequence ATGTCGTATTTTTCATACAAGAATGGCGTCCTGCACGCTGAAAACGTCGCGCTGAACGCCATTTCGCAGCAATTTGGCAGCCCCACCTACGTCTACTCCAAAGCCGCGCTGACAGCCAATTTTTCAGCTTACGCAAATGCCTGCAAGCAACACAGCCAGGAACCGGATGGCGCGCTGATCTGCTATTCGGTCAAATCCAACTCCAACCTGGCTGTGCTGCAAGTGCTGAATCAGCTCGGCTCCGGTTTCGATATCGTCTCGGGTGGCGAATTATTGCGCGTAATCGCCGCCGGCGGCGATCCGTCCAAGGTAATTTTTTCCGGCGTCGGCAAATCGCGCGAGGAAATGCGCCTGGCTTTGTCGCACGACATCCTCTGCTTCAACGTCGAGTCGGTGCCGGAACTGCACCGCCTGAACGAAGTTGCCGGTGCCATGGGAAAACGCGCCGCCATCTCGCTGCGCGTGAATCCTGACGTCGACGCCAAGACCCACCCTTACATCTCGACCGGCCTCAAGGAAAACAAATTCGGCGTGGCCTACGACGAAGCCCTGTCCTGCTACCGCACCGCCGCGGCGCTGCCGCACATCGACGTCGCCGGCATCGATTGCCACATCGGTTCGCAGCTGCTGGACGACGCGCCCATGCTGGAAGCGCTGGACAAGCTGATCGAGCTGGTTGACCGGCTGGCGAGCGAAGGCATCCATTTGCATCATCTGGATATCGGCGGCGGTATCGGCATTACCTATGACGATGAACAGCCGGTCGTGATCGGCGACTACCTGGGCCGCCTGTTTGCCCGCATCAATGCCTGGCGTGAAGAAAAATACCAGGGCGCGCCGATCAAGGTGATGTTTGAACCGGGCCGTTCGATTGTCGGCAATGCCGGCATCCTGCTGACCGAAGTGCAGTACCTGAAACATTCGGAAGCCAAGAATTTTGCGGTGGTGGATGCCGCCATGAACGACTTGATGCGGCCGGCATTGTACGAAGCCTGGCATGGCGTGCAGACTGTCGGCCAGCGCAGCACGGCAACCCAGGTGTACGACGTGGTCGGACCGGTATGCGAATCGGGCGACTGGCTGGCGCGCTCCCGTTCGCTGGCGATCGAAGCCGGCGACCTGCTGGCGCTGATGTCGGCCGGCGCTTACGGCATGACCATGTCTTCCAACTACAACACGCGCGGCCGCGCGGCTGAAGTGATGGTGGATGGCACGCAAGTGCACCTGATCCGGCAGCGCGAAAATCCGGCAGATCTGTTTTCCCTGGAATCGCTCATATCGCCCTAA
- the msrP gene encoding protein-methionine-sulfoxide reductase catalytic subunit MsrP — translation MPLYRRPNGIDLPFSSEITPREVFESRRSFMRQLAVGAAGAGGLLELSAGEAWAQAGGAQKLAAKANPAYVVMDKATPFKDATTYNNFYEFGTEKTDPAENAGTLKTRPWTIAIEGEVKKPLTLDIDSLLKLAPLEERIYRLRCVEGWSMVIPWTGYSLSALIKKVEPTGNAKYVEFTTLADNRQMPGLRAPVLEWPYIEGLRMDEAMHPLALLAFGMYGQVLPNQNGAPVRMVLPWKYGFKSAKSIVKIRFLKEQPRTAWNIAAAREYGFYSNVNPDVDHPRWSQATERRIGEDGFFTKKRKTLMFNGYNEVAPLYAGMDLKKFF, via the coding sequence ATGCCGCTCTATCGTCGCCCTAACGGAATCGATCTCCCGTTTTCTTCCGAAATCACGCCGCGTGAAGTATTTGAATCGCGCCGCAGCTTCATGCGCCAACTTGCCGTAGGCGCGGCAGGCGCGGGCGGTTTGCTGGAGCTTTCGGCGGGCGAGGCCTGGGCTCAGGCCGGCGGCGCCCAGAAACTGGCGGCGAAAGCCAATCCTGCGTATGTGGTGATGGACAAGGCGACGCCTTTCAAGGACGCCACCACTTATAACAATTTCTATGAGTTCGGCACCGAGAAGACCGATCCTGCCGAAAATGCCGGGACATTAAAAACGCGGCCATGGACGATTGCCATCGAAGGCGAAGTCAAGAAGCCGCTGACCCTGGATATCGACAGTCTGCTGAAACTGGCGCCGCTGGAAGAGCGTATCTACCGGCTGCGCTGCGTCGAGGGCTGGTCGATGGTGATTCCCTGGACCGGTTATTCCCTGTCTGCATTGATCAAGAAAGTGGAACCTACCGGCAACGCCAAGTACGTTGAATTCACGACGCTGGCCGACAACCGCCAGATGCCGGGTTTGCGTGCGCCGGTGCTGGAATGGCCGTATATCGAAGGCTTGCGCATGGATGAAGCCATGCATCCGCTGGCCCTGCTGGCCTTCGGCATGTACGGCCAGGTATTGCCGAACCAGAACGGCGCGCCGGTGCGCATGGTGCTGCCCTGGAAGTACGGCTTCAAGTCCGCCAAGTCGATCGTCAAGATCCGCTTCCTCAAGGAGCAGCCGCGCACGGCCTGGAACATCGCCGCCGCGCGCGAGTACGGTTTTTATTCCAACGTCAATCCGGATGTCGATCACCCGCGCTGGTCGCAAGCTACCGAGCGCCGCATCGGCGAAGACGGTTTTTTCACCAAGAAGCGCAAGACCTTGATGTTCAACGGCTACAACGAGGTCGCCCCGCTGTATGCCGGCATGGACCTGAAGAAGTTCTTCTAG
- a CDS encoding sulfite oxidase heme-binding subunit YedZ, with product MFNPTPRQFTFLKAFLFALALLPAARLLLFGFTGRLGANPIEFITRSSGDWTLYFLCITLAVTPLRRFTNWNWLVKLRRMLGLFAFFYACLHFTTFLWFDHFFDIGEMLKDVVKRPFITVGFIAFVLLIPLALTSTNGMIRRLGGKRWQWLHRSLYAIAMLGILHFWWMRAGKHNFEKPIVFGAIVALLLLVRVYFALRSRSNRSGQRISA from the coding sequence ATGTTCAATCCAACGCCCAGGCAATTCACGTTCCTGAAAGCCTTCCTGTTCGCACTGGCATTGCTGCCGGCCGCACGCCTGCTGCTGTTCGGGTTTACCGGCCGCCTGGGCGCCAACCCTATCGAATTCATCACGCGCAGCAGCGGCGACTGGACCCTGTATTTCCTTTGCATCACCTTGGCAGTGACGCCGCTGCGGCGTTTCACCAACTGGAACTGGCTTGTCAAATTGCGTCGCATGCTGGGGCTGTTCGCCTTCTTTTATGCCTGCCTGCATTTCACGACTTTCCTCTGGTTCGATCATTTTTTTGATATCGGCGAGATGTTAAAGGACGTCGTCAAGCGCCCTTTCATTACTGTCGGTTTCATTGCTTTCGTGCTGCTCATACCGCTGGCACTGACCAGCACCAACGGCATGATCCGCCGCCTGGGTGGCAAGCGCTGGCAGTGGCTGCATCGCAGCCTGTATGCGATTGCCATGCTGGGCATCTTGCATTTCTGGTGGATGCGCGCCGGCAAGCACAATTTCGAAAAGCCGATTGTGTTCGGTGCAATCGTCGCCTTGCTGCTGCTGGTGCGGGTGTACTTCGCATTACGTAGCCGCAGCAACCGCAGCGGCCAGCGGATTTCGGCTTAG
- a CDS encoding transporter produces MRQFLLSAISSCFLIQAAHAAHPLVTDDTSTQDSGNRQIELNTDWLRQDAIHSHVVNFTYTYGLLKNVDLYANPPATLSSPSGINDVALGVKWRFLEDGDFSLGLKPELTLPSGDPERGLGHGRSSMSLTLIASYQIDSWAFSGNLQAYYNRYRLLADRQANRTMIWRASASALYALDPKWSLVFDGGVVSNTERASDSSGDRHASSNPGYLLTGAIYSPNPNLDLDAGIKFGLGCGACAAQVQRQVGVGVTWRF; encoded by the coding sequence ATGCGACAGTTCTTGCTCAGCGCCATATCTTCCTGTTTCCTGATCCAGGCCGCACACGCCGCCCATCCGCTGGTGACCGACGATACCAGCACCCAGGACAGCGGCAACCGCCAGATCGAACTGAACACCGACTGGCTGCGCCAGGATGCGATCCATAGCCACGTAGTGAATTTCACCTACACCTACGGCTTGCTGAAAAATGTCGATCTGTATGCCAATCCGCCGGCGACCTTATCCAGCCCGTCAGGCATCAACGATGTCGCGCTAGGTGTTAAATGGCGCTTCCTGGAAGACGGCGATTTCAGCCTTGGCCTCAAACCGGAACTGACGCTGCCCAGCGGTGATCCTGAGCGAGGGCTGGGCCACGGCCGCAGCAGCATGTCCCTGACGCTGATCGCCAGCTACCAGATCGATTCCTGGGCCTTCAGCGGCAACCTGCAGGCCTATTACAACCGCTATCGCCTGCTGGCCGACCGGCAGGCCAACCGCACCATGATCTGGCGCGCTTCCGCCTCTGCGCTGTATGCGCTGGATCCGAAGTGGAGCCTGGTGTTCGACGGCGGCGTCGTCAGCAATACCGAACGCGCCAGCGACAGCAGCGGTGACCGCCACGCCAGCAGCAATCCCGGTTATCTCCTGACCGGTGCGATCTATTCCCCGAATCCCAATCTTGACCTCGATGCCGGCATCAAGTTCGGCCTCGGCTGCGGCGCCTGCGCGGCGCAGGTCCAGCGTCAGGTCGGGGTAGGCGTTACCTGGCGCTTCTGA
- a CDS encoding DUF2827 domain-containing protein codes for MSHPLSHPLPQRKLRVGVTLYVRPGPQSIWENGIFQNCAFLVQLFNQSPAVERAVLVLDGQTDQVNDAMMLGDLGIDMIGLEQAMETLDVVIEMSAQLNEDWVRRFRERGGRYAWMRVGNDYVIDIERAMFNKPHGGLCSDKPYDAVWTLPEYLRSCKDYFGLTARAPVHIVPHLWTPLFFAKGIATLPSHLSYGYQPGKSRWRVCSFEPNVCMVKTSLLPMLACEEAYRAQPAFLQHLSVCNTLHLKEHLKFSQFARSLDVVNHGLASFEGRFAVYEFMANYGDCIISHHWENGQNYLYYEALYGAYPLIHNSEFIKDYGYYYPEFDSFAGGQAVLQAFATHDAQLEDYRRHAQALLRTLDVSLPENIEIYTRRLLDLYSN; via the coding sequence ATGAGCCATCCCTTGAGTCATCCTCTGCCACAACGCAAGCTGCGTGTCGGCGTCACCCTGTACGTGCGTCCCGGGCCGCAATCGATATGGGAAAACGGCATCTTCCAGAACTGCGCATTCCTGGTGCAGTTGTTCAACCAGTCGCCTGCGGTCGAGCGCGCGGTGCTGGTGCTGGACGGCCAGACCGACCAGGTGAATGACGCCATGATGCTGGGCGACCTGGGGATAGACATGATCGGCCTGGAGCAGGCCATGGAAACCCTGGACGTGGTGATTGAAATGAGCGCCCAGCTGAACGAAGACTGGGTCAGGAGATTCCGCGAACGCGGCGGACGTTATGCCTGGATGCGGGTCGGCAACGACTACGTGATCGACATCGAACGCGCCATGTTCAACAAGCCGCATGGCGGCCTATGCAGCGACAAGCCCTACGATGCGGTGTGGACCCTGCCGGAGTACCTGCGCAGCTGCAAGGACTATTTCGGCCTGACGGCGCGGGCGCCGGTGCACATCGTGCCGCACCTGTGGACGCCGCTGTTCTTTGCCAAGGGCATCGCCACGCTGCCCAGCCATCTCAGCTACGGCTACCAGCCGGGTAAATCGCGCTGGCGGGTGTGCAGCTTCGAACCCAACGTCTGCATGGTGAAAACCTCGCTGCTGCCGATGCTGGCATGCGAAGAGGCATATCGGGCGCAGCCGGCATTCCTGCAGCACCTCAGCGTCTGCAATACCTTGCACCTGAAAGAGCACCTGAAGTTCTCGCAATTTGCGCGCTCGCTGGATGTGGTGAACCATGGCCTGGCTTCTTTCGAAGGACGCTTTGCGGTGTATGAATTCATGGCCAATTACGGCGATTGCATCATTTCGCATCACTGGGAAAACGGCCAGAATTACCTGTACTACGAAGCTTTGTACGGTGCTTATCCGCTGATCCACAACTCGGAGTTCATCAAGGATTACGGTTACTACTATCCGGAATTCGATTCTTTCGCCGGCGGCCAGGCGGTATTGCAGGCGTTTGCCACGCATGACGCGCAGCTGGAGGATTACCGGCGCCATGCCCAGGCCTTGCTGCGCACGCTGGATGTAAGCCTGCCGGAGAATATTGAAATTTATACCCGGCGCCTGCTGGATCTGTATTCGAATTAA
- a CDS encoding DUF2827 domain-containing protein, which produces MSTGTLRIGITIGLHQENESLWNNGIKQNAVYLAETLKQCPSVASVHLVNTTAIAITAALPWDQARWPTVTFEQAKDNLDVLIELGGQISADQTAYLKTQGCRLISYCCGFEYVHVMQSVLFNRPMWGYDLFVNQRYDAIWMVPQVATNSQSYFETLRRRPAQVVPFVWDPIFVNQRSHGFEHHGEYRPRSGPRRLTVMEPNNDIVKFCMYPAFIAEEAYRQQPQDIEILQVTNAERLARESKEFIAVMNQLDIVREHKAVFLGRFDTPQFLSQMTDVVISHQIENALNYFYFDVCWQGYPLVHNAYMCSDLGYYYEGNNVKEGSRRLLEVLNSHDAGWQDYLARQRQAMSRYLPGSPQVTAEYERLLAALLQQPIA; this is translated from the coding sequence ATGAGCACAGGCACTTTGCGTATCGGCATCACCATCGGTTTGCACCAGGAAAACGAATCGCTGTGGAACAACGGCATCAAGCAAAATGCCGTGTACCTGGCTGAAACGTTAAAACAATGCCCAAGCGTAGCTTCGGTGCACCTGGTCAATACCACCGCGATCGCCATCACCGCGGCGCTGCCATGGGACCAGGCGCGCTGGCCGACCGTGACTTTCGAGCAGGCCAAGGACAACCTGGATGTGCTGATCGAACTGGGCGGCCAGATCAGTGCCGACCAGACTGCTTACCTCAAGACGCAAGGATGCCGCCTGATATCCTATTGTTGCGGATTCGAGTATGTGCATGTGATGCAATCGGTATTGTTCAACCGGCCGATGTGGGGCTACGACCTGTTCGTCAACCAGCGCTACGATGCGATCTGGATGGTGCCCCAGGTTGCCACCAACAGCCAGTCCTACTTCGAGACCCTGCGCCGGCGGCCGGCGCAAGTGGTGCCGTTTGTATGGGATCCGATCTTCGTCAACCAGCGCAGCCACGGTTTTGAACATCACGGCGAATATCGTCCGCGCTCCGGTCCCAGGCGGCTCACCGTGATGGAGCCGAATAACGATATCGTGAAATTCTGCATGTATCCTGCGTTCATTGCCGAAGAAGCCTATCGGCAGCAGCCGCAAGATATCGAAATCCTGCAGGTCACCAATGCCGAGCGGCTGGCGCGCGAGAGCAAGGAATTCATTGCCGTGATGAACCAGCTGGATATCGTGCGCGAACACAAGGCGGTGTTCCTGGGGCGCTTCGACACGCCGCAGTTCCTGAGCCAGATGACCGATGTGGTGATTTCCCATCAGATCGAGAATGCGCTGAATTATTTTTATTTCGACGTCTGCTGGCAAGGTTATCCGCTGGTGCATAACGCTTACATGTGCAGCGACCTCGGTTACTACTACGAGGGCAACAATGTGAAAGAAGGCAGCCGCAGGCTGCTCGAAGTACTGAACTCGCACGACGCCGGCTGGCAGGATTATCTGGCGCGCCAGCGGCAGGCGATGAGCCGCTACCTGCCCGGCAGCCCGCAGGTGACGGCCGAGTATGAACGTTTGCTGGCGGCTTTGCTGCAACAGCCGATAGCATGA
- a CDS encoding DUF2827 domain-containing protein produces the protein MKKINVGVSVFAVQGAQLWSNGINQNLAFLVMLLKQSPQVGRVFLLNGGDLDHMPEAMGLGSLDVPLVRPGDVTFELDVVIEMGAQLPLEWLRHVRALGVKIITFFVGHTYADNAEAPMFEGASGQIFNGTPWHEIWTLPHHMKSSGPLLRTVSRVPVFAVPHIWSPLFIQGQIDQVEKDGHHFGYRPHVGASGAERPGWRTAIFEPNISVVKSCFIPMLVCEQAFRLDRRSVNTMMVMNTVHMKEHPTFNRFAINLDLTQQHKASYEPRVAFVECMAQQKMDAVVSHQWECGLNYLYYDTLYGGYPLIHNSEYLKAGGVGIYYPDFEASAGGHALLDAWNQEPEFWDDYKKAGAAYLGKLDPARPENVEAFVKRLQHTVEGGV, from the coding sequence ATGAAAAAAATCAATGTAGGCGTTTCCGTCTTCGCCGTCCAGGGCGCACAGCTCTGGTCCAACGGCATCAACCAGAACCTGGCGTTCCTGGTGATGCTGCTGAAACAGAGCCCGCAAGTCGGCCGCGTATTTTTGCTGAACGGCGGCGACCTCGACCACATGCCTGAGGCAATGGGTCTGGGCAGCCTTGACGTGCCGCTGGTGCGGCCCGGCGACGTCACTTTCGAACTGGATGTGGTGATCGAAATGGGCGCGCAGCTGCCGCTCGAATGGCTGCGCCACGTCCGTGCGCTGGGCGTCAAGATCATCACTTTTTTTGTCGGCCACACCTATGCCGACAATGCCGAAGCGCCGATGTTCGAGGGCGCCAGCGGCCAGATTTTCAACGGCACGCCATGGCACGAAATATGGACGCTGCCGCATCACATGAAAAGCAGCGGCCCCCTGTTGCGCACCGTGTCGCGGGTGCCGGTGTTCGCCGTGCCGCACATCTGGTCGCCGCTGTTTATCCAGGGCCAGATCGACCAGGTCGAAAAAGACGGCCATCATTTCGGCTACCGGCCACATGTCGGCGCTAGCGGCGCCGAACGGCCGGGCTGGCGCACGGCGATTTTCGAGCCGAATATCTCGGTCGTCAAAAGCTGCTTTATTCCGATGCTGGTGTGCGAGCAGGCATTCCGCCTGGACCGGCGTTCGGTGAACACCATGATGGTCATGAATACCGTGCACATGAAAGAACATCCGACTTTCAACCGTTTCGCCATCAACCTCGACCTGACGCAGCAGCATAAGGCCAGCTACGAGCCGCGCGTGGCTTTTGTCGAATGCATGGCGCAGCAGAAGATGGATGCCGTGGTTTCGCACCAGTGGGAGTGCGGCCTGAATTATCTGTACTACGACACGCTCTACGGCGGTTATCCGCTGATCCACAATTCGGAATACCTGAAGGCTGGCGGCGTCGGCATTTATTATCCGGATTTCGAAGCCAGCGCCGGCGGCCATGCCTTGCTCGACGCCTGGAACCAGGAACCTGAATTCTGGGACGACTATAAAAAAGCGGGCGCGGCTTACCTGGGCAAGCTTGATCCGGCACGCCCTGAAAACGTGGAAGCATTTGTGAAAAGACTACAGCACACCGTGGAGGGCGGGGTATGA
- the lptM gene encoding LPS translocon maturation chaperone LptM, which translates to MKPIFDLPRIVAIVAMIPVTLSLAACGQKGPLFMPAKLPPPIVRTAPAPAKPNVAPATSDEAITPAQPEAVDIPTTIPVTR; encoded by the coding sequence GTGAAGCCTATTTTTGATTTGCCGCGTATCGTAGCGATCGTTGCCATGATCCCCGTTACGCTCAGCCTGGCCGCCTGCGGCCAGAAAGGCCCGCTGTTCATGCCGGCCAAGCTGCCGCCGCCTATTGTCAGGACCGCCCCGGCGCCAGCCAAGCCGAATGTTGCCCCAGCGACATCTGACGAAGCCATTACCCCGGCGCAGCCGGAAGCCGTGGATATACCAACAACAATACCCGTCACCAGATAA